In Pedobacter sp. WC2423, the following are encoded in one genomic region:
- a CDS encoding helix-turn-helix transcriptional regulator has product MKRINSDQITTYNSISEFLLSLGKLEVQENDFSISSLDCYLSDEPMKSNPFRTNFFNFLMIVDGAGSYTIDNVLFKLMPASFYFTTPGHLKSFIIEKPWKGFILSFTEKFIKEYYLGNLFKEFPFLVAETTPPIYLNKDMEADVSKRLDTLLEHYQTESKFKYQMITNILIAFLYKVKEMLFEAPRLEGQQFGYSMLVVRFRKYLDDHFRDVISGKVTEIFNGNQIASALAVSADHLGSEVKKETGRTLTKWITDRTIMEAQCLLKNSSLSISEIAYKLTFSDPTNFTKYFKKNTGFSPKQYRDQ; this is encoded by the coding sequence ATGAAAAGAATAAATTCAGATCAAATAACAACTTACAACTCCATTTCTGAATTTTTACTTTCATTGGGTAAGTTGGAAGTGCAGGAAAACGACTTCTCCATAAGTAGTCTTGACTGTTATCTTAGTGACGAACCAATGAAGTCAAATCCATTTCGTACCAATTTTTTCAACTTTCTAATGATTGTTGATGGCGCGGGCAGCTATACAATTGATAATGTATTATTTAAATTAATGCCTGCAAGTTTTTATTTTACAACCCCAGGGCATTTGAAATCTTTTATAATTGAAAAGCCATGGAAAGGTTTCATCCTATCTTTTACAGAAAAGTTTATTAAAGAATACTATTTAGGTAATCTATTTAAAGAATTTCCATTTTTAGTAGCAGAAACTACGCCACCTATATACTTAAATAAGGATATGGAAGCAGATGTGTCTAAAAGACTGGATACCCTGCTTGAACATTACCAAACGGAGAGCAAGTTTAAATATCAGATGATAACCAATATATTAATTGCTTTCCTTTATAAGGTAAAGGAAATGCTATTTGAAGCACCCAGATTAGAAGGACAGCAGTTTGGATACTCGATGTTGGTCGTCAGATTTAGAAAATATCTCGATGATCATTTTAGAGATGTAATTAGTGGCAAGGTGACAGAAATTTTTAATGGCAATCAAATTGCAAGTGCACTTGCTGTAAGCGCAGATCATTTAGGAAGTGAAGTGAAAAAAGAGACCGGTAGAACCTTAACAAAATGGATCACTGACAGAACAATTATGGAGGCACAATGTCTGCTTAAAAATTCGTCATTATCTATCTCAGAAATAGCTTATAAACTAACTTTTTCAGACCCCACCAATTTCACTAAGTATTTTAAGAAAAATACGGGTTTTTCACCTAAGCAATACCGGGATCAATAA
- a CDS encoding DUF2652 domain-containing protein has translation MKSPDSSLLLKKRIIKTSIKKEATKMSKSTIDQRGTICIVDISGYTTFVKETQSTIGLLSVSKLLQKIITVNNPFFNISEIEGDAILFYRYGEPYPVDVILKQFEAILLAFNKMITKLKVYGNNVTSLSIKSIVHYGEIAEFTIGRFEKLYGKPLIEAHRLLKNSIHRDTYSLITEQYLDTSSKNAVTALLGIQQSEKYDVGELCYTYFPY, from the coding sequence ATGAAATCACCAGACTCAAGCTTGCTCCTTAAAAAGAGGATCATCAAAACTTCAATTAAGAAAGAAGCTACAAAGATGTCAAAAAGTACCATTGATCAACGAGGCACGATATGTATTGTGGACATCAGCGGATACACAACCTTTGTGAAGGAGACACAGAGCACTATCGGGCTCCTTAGCGTTTCGAAACTTTTACAAAAAATCATCACAGTCAATAATCCATTCTTTAATATCTCAGAAATAGAGGGGGATGCCATCCTTTTTTACCGTTATGGAGAACCATATCCAGTTGATGTCATCCTAAAGCAGTTTGAAGCTATACTTTTAGCATTTAACAAAATGATTACCAAATTAAAAGTATATGGTAACAACGTTACATCTTTATCCATTAAGTCTATTGTACACTATGGTGAAATAGCTGAGTTTACTATTGGCCGCTTTGAAAAGCTTTATGGCAAGCCTTTAATTGAGGCACACAGGCTATTAAAAAATTCAATTCATAGAGATACTTATTCGTTAATTACAGAGCAATATTTAGATACTTCGTCAAAAAATGCAGTTACAGCACTGCTTGGTATACAGCAATCTGAAAAATATGATGTAGGTGAACTTTGTTATACTTATTTTCCTTACTAG
- a CDS encoding Crp/Fnr family transcriptional regulator — protein MKTKLGISEDNLLRLIPLLNKEVIHKNDFLVREGDNSRYEFFVERGLLRSYTIDQDGKHHIIQFAPENSFISDRSNVYLNEPSMFFIEAIEDSYVIKLDHKYNQFIKDISANKEYNEIILNKYIRNLEGRVNGLLAAKAKERYLQFINHYSKISLRVPQWMIASYLGITRETLSRVRKELATNNFI, from the coding sequence TTGAAGACTAAATTAGGAATATCAGAAGACAACTTGCTCCGGCTTATTCCCTTATTAAATAAAGAAGTAATCCATAAAAATGATTTTCTTGTAAGGGAAGGTGACAATAGCCGATATGAGTTTTTTGTTGAACGCGGTTTACTGCGTTCTTATACTATTGACCAGGACGGTAAACATCACATCATACAATTCGCGCCGGAGAATTCGTTTATCAGCGATCGGAGCAATGTTTATCTTAATGAACCTTCCATGTTTTTTATAGAGGCTATAGAAGATAGTTATGTCATAAAGTTAGATCATAAATATAATCAATTCATAAAAGATATTTCCGCCAATAAGGAATATAATGAGATTATCCTCAACAAATATATTCGCAATTTAGAAGGCAGGGTAAATGGACTTCTTGCGGCCAAAGCCAAAGAGCGGTATCTTCAATTCATCAACCATTATTCTAAAATCTCCCTCCGGGTTCCGCAGTGGATGATTGCCTCTTACCTTGGTATTACACGCGAGACTTTAAGTAGAGTAAGGAAGGAACTTGCAACTAATAACTTTATTTAG
- a CDS encoding aldehyde dehydrogenase family protein: MKNIMQILLLNNEWNGKIYINGWVKPGRGTEEILEKATGINIGQTGIASPEDIANAGAIARIAQKSWAKKSGAQRGDILREFANLIHHYSDEIATYLVKETGSILLKAKWEVQMAAREFTEAAALATQPVGFLTSTLEPDFQSIARRIPLGVIGIITPWNSPIILAARAIAPALAMGNAVILKPDVQSPVSGGFIFARLLELANLPEGLFHVLPGGPETGEALVKEPTVDMISFTGSTRAGKLVGANASGLLKRVALELGGDNPYVVLEDVDIEAAAAAGTWGSFFHQGQICLSIGRHLVHEDIAEAYTKALVRKAQALIVGNPLDEKVQVGPVINERQVLNVLRILEESVAKGARILTGGKRNNLFMEPTVVTNVLPGMPLFDEEIFGPIATITTFKNDEEAIELANMTEYGLVSAVVSNNLVRAQHIADHIRTGVVHINDQTVVHGIYGPIAGVGKSGNGFGHGTVSNADTFSEWQWITTHAAIPNYPF; encoded by the coding sequence ATGAAAAACATTATGCAAATACTATTGCTAAACAATGAATGGAATGGTAAGATTTACATAAATGGCTGGGTTAAACCTGGACGCGGAACAGAAGAAATTTTGGAAAAAGCTACTGGGATCAACATTGGACAAACCGGTATCGCTTCACCAGAAGATATAGCCAATGCCGGAGCAATTGCACGCATCGCCCAAAAAAGCTGGGCAAAAAAATCAGGTGCCCAAAGGGGTGACATTTTAAGAGAATTTGCAAACCTTATTCATCACTATTCAGATGAAATAGCCACTTACCTGGTTAAAGAAACCGGCTCTATCCTATTAAAAGCTAAATGGGAAGTGCAAATGGCAGCAAGAGAATTTACTGAAGCTGCAGCCCTGGCAACCCAGCCTGTTGGTTTTCTTACTTCAACATTGGAGCCTGACTTTCAAAGTATCGCCAGAAGAATCCCACTGGGTGTAATCGGAATTATCACTCCATGGAATTCCCCGATCATTTTAGCGGCACGCGCAATTGCACCAGCACTAGCGATGGGAAATGCTGTTATCTTAAAACCAGACGTCCAGTCGCCCGTATCTGGTGGTTTCATATTTGCCAGGCTGCTTGAACTTGCCAATCTTCCTGAGGGACTGTTTCATGTTCTGCCAGGCGGTCCTGAAACGGGAGAAGCATTGGTAAAAGAGCCAACAGTAGATATGATCAGTTTTACAGGTTCAACCAGAGCGGGAAAACTTGTGGGTGCAAATGCCAGCGGACTACTTAAACGGGTAGCGTTAGAGCTTGGAGGAGACAATCCATATGTTGTTCTTGAGGACGTAGATATTGAAGCTGCCGCTGCTGCAGGAACATGGGGAAGCTTTTTCCATCAAGGACAGATTTGTCTATCTATAGGAAGACACCTGGTACATGAAGATATAGCCGAGGCTTACACTAAGGCTCTGGTTAGAAAAGCACAGGCGCTAATCGTTGGAAATCCATTGGACGAGAAAGTACAGGTAGGCCCGGTAATCAATGAGAGACAAGTGTTGAATGTACTCAGGATTCTTGAAGAGAGTGTTGCAAAGGGAGCACGGATCCTTACTGGCGGAAAACGGAACAATCTTTTTATGGAGCCAACTGTAGTGACCAATGTATTGCCTGGAATGCCACTATTTGATGAAGAAATCTTTGGGCCGATTGCCACAATTACAACCTTCAAAAATGATGAGGAAGCAATAGAATTAGCGAACATGACTGAGTATGGGCTGGTATCTGCAGTAGTATCAAATAACCTGGTGAGAGCACAGCATATAGCAGACCATATCAGAACAGGCGTTGTCCATATTAACGATCAAACTGTTGTCCATGGAATTTACGGACCTATTGCTGGCGTTGGTAAATCTGGAAATGGCTTTGGCCATGGCACAGTGAGTAATGCTGATACATTTTCAGAATGGCAGTGGATCACTACCCATGCAGCAATTCCAAACTACCCTTTCTAA
- a CDS encoding amidohydrolase family protein, translated as MNNKHRIDVHQHVLPPFWSEALNSNGGDPSGPRSGDSSNSVVPKWSPEGAIALMDSLEISTGILSLTSPGIVGWASESQAGMARKINEYTASLVSKNPLRFGNFATLPMPHVEESLAEIEYALDVLHADGIILFSNYGDQYLGDAQFLPLWQELNDRKAVVFIHPGLPITPMQGIAGPLVDYPFATTRVAVQLVLNGIISRFPAVNIILAHAGGFVPYAVHRFVELAHVFRTDTPNHEEILQSFRKFYYDTALASSPTSLPSLTAFAKRENILFGTDYPFAPAGVVADFTQYLDQHQFSDPLQRSEISHQNALVLFPRLSEQLITKGV; from the coding sequence ATGAATAACAAGCATAGAATTGATGTACATCAGCATGTATTACCTCCATTCTGGTCCGAAGCATTAAACTCAAACGGTGGCGATCCTTCCGGCCCCAGGTCAGGAGATTCGAGTAATTCAGTAGTTCCAAAATGGTCACCTGAGGGAGCCATTGCCCTGATGGATAGTTTGGAAATATCAACAGGTATATTGTCACTAACTTCACCTGGAATTGTTGGATGGGCTTCAGAATCACAGGCGGGTATGGCAAGAAAAATCAATGAATATACAGCAAGTTTGGTCAGCAAAAATCCATTGCGGTTTGGAAATTTCGCTACACTTCCAATGCCACACGTGGAAGAGTCACTTGCAGAGATTGAATACGCATTAGATGTATTGCATGCTGATGGGATTATACTGTTTAGTAATTACGGAGATCAATATCTCGGGGATGCTCAATTCTTGCCATTATGGCAAGAATTAAACGATAGAAAAGCCGTTGTATTCATACACCCCGGACTTCCAATTACGCCGATGCAGGGAATAGCAGGACCATTGGTAGATTATCCCTTTGCAACTACAAGGGTAGCTGTTCAGCTTGTTTTAAATGGAATTATAAGCCGCTTTCCAGCTGTCAATATTATACTTGCGCATGCAGGTGGATTTGTTCCATATGCAGTGCACCGATTTGTCGAACTGGCCCATGTGTTCAGGACTGATACCCCAAATCATGAAGAAATCCTGCAAAGCTTCCGTAAATTTTATTATGATACCGCATTGGCTTCCAGCCCTACCTCACTTCCAAGTCTGACTGCTTTTGCCAAACGGGAAAATATTTTGTTTGGAACAGATTATCCTTTTGCACCAGCCGGTGTAGTGGCTGACTTTACTCAATATCTTGATCAACACCAATTCAGTGATCCACTGCAAAGAAGTGAAATAAGCCATCAAAATGCATTAGTTCTATTCCCCCGCCTGTCGGAGCAACTCATTACAAAAGGGGTTTAA
- a CDS encoding NADPH-dependent FMN reductase — MNKVIGILAGSLRKESFSKKISKAVLAMAPQGFKFRTISLADLPIYNQDFDDDNEVPPAITLFREEMAKVDGILFITPEYNRSVPALLKNALDVGSRPYGESVWNSKPAAIFSNSPGNLSGFGANHHLRQSLVFLNVPTMQQPEVYLHKVHELFDENGNLNEGSTKELLQKAVDAYIIWFKRNAA; from the coding sequence ATGAATAAAGTTATAGGCATTCTTGCAGGAAGCCTTCGTAAGGAATCATTTTCAAAAAAGATAAGTAAAGCTGTATTAGCTATGGCACCACAAGGTTTTAAGTTTAGAACAATTTCATTAGCCGATCTTCCGATCTACAATCAGGATTTCGATGACGACAATGAGGTTCCCCCAGCCATCACCCTGTTCAGGGAAGAGATGGCAAAAGTTGACGGCATTTTATTTATAACCCCAGAATATAACAGATCAGTTCCAGCGCTTTTGAAGAACGCCCTGGATGTAGGATCACGACCTTATGGTGAAAGCGTATGGAATTCAAAACCTGCGGCCATTTTCAGCAATTCACCGGGAAATTTATCTGGCTTTGGTGCTAATCATCATTTAAGGCAAAGCCTGGTATTTCTGAACGTACCTACCATGCAGCAACCTGAAGTTTACCTTCATAAAGTGCATGAACTTTTTGATGAAAACGGGAATTTAAATGAAGGGAGCACCAAAGAGCTTTTGCAAAAAGCTGTGGATGCGTATATAATATGGTTTAAAAGGAATGCTGCATAA
- a CDS encoding DUF5996 family protein has protein sequence MKKNWPVLSYNLGKPTYSTLQLFTQIVGKIKLATMPWINHSWSITLHITPAGLTTQTIPYKDKDFQIDFDLVNHQLKITTSLGESQQFSLENISVAGFHRAIQKKLKEIDIDVTISPLPSEIVDPIPFELDEFHNTYDRDQASSFHIALLRIHEVFLIHRSSFKGKSSPIHFFWGGFDLSLAFFSGKKAPPHPGQMPGMPNWVLQDAYSQEVQTVGFWSGNDDLKEAAFYCYLYPEPEGYSTAEIEPKEAYYHKHRGEFILCYAEIQQSEDPEQKLLAFLKSTYALGAKIAKWDAAFVEPIAKT, from the coding sequence ATGAAAAAAAACTGGCCGGTACTTTCCTATAACTTAGGGAAACCTACATACAGCACACTACAATTATTTACACAAATCGTTGGAAAGATAAAACTTGCTACGATGCCGTGGATCAACCATTCATGGAGTATTACGCTTCACATTACACCTGCTGGTCTAACTACGCAAACGATACCTTATAAGGATAAAGATTTCCAAATAGATTTTGATTTGGTAAATCATCAACTAAAAATAACAACAAGTTTGGGGGAATCGCAACAGTTCAGCCTGGAAAATATATCTGTAGCAGGTTTTCACAGAGCTATTCAAAAGAAATTAAAGGAGATAGATATCGACGTAACAATTTCTCCTCTTCCCTCGGAAATCGTAGATCCCATCCCTTTTGAACTCGATGAATTCCACAACACTTATGATAGGGATCAGGCTAGCTCCTTTCACATTGCCTTATTGCGTATTCATGAGGTCTTTCTTATCCATCGCAGCAGCTTTAAGGGTAAAAGCAGTCCGATTCATTTCTTTTGGGGAGGATTTGATTTGTCATTAGCTTTTTTTTCAGGAAAGAAAGCCCCACCTCACCCAGGTCAGATGCCCGGAATGCCCAATTGGGTGCTTCAGGATGCCTACTCGCAAGAGGTACAAACCGTTGGCTTCTGGTCTGGAAATGACGATTTAAAAGAAGCAGCATTCTATTGTTATCTCTATCCTGAACCGGAAGGATATAGTACCGCAGAAATTGAACCCAAAGAGGCCTATTACCATAAGCATAGGGGTGAATTTATTTTATGCTATGCTGAGATACAGCAGTCAGAAGATCCTGAACAAAAGCTATTGGCTTTTTTAAAAAGCACTTATGCTTTAGGCGCTAAAATTGCAAAATGGGATGCTGCATTTGTAGAACCAATTGCGAAAACATAG
- a CDS encoding VOC family protein: MKFDHAALQVQSMDRAIAFYTEKLAFTLNHRAINEEEQEEYAFISAGDVRIELIQDLTGDYSLPILRKPFCPHLCMEVEDLEKAVSDLKAMEIPILRGPLKIENEETWVYFSDPDHNVLEFIQWYNKK; the protein is encoded by the coding sequence ATGAAATTTGATCATGCAGCTTTACAAGTCCAAAGTATGGACAGAGCAATTGCTTTTTACACAGAAAAGTTAGCCTTTACTCTAAATCACAGAGCTATAAATGAAGAGGAACAAGAAGAATACGCTTTTATCTCCGCTGGTGATGTCCGTATTGAATTAATCCAGGATTTGACTGGTGACTATAGCTTGCCTATATTGAGAAAGCCATTTTGTCCCCATTTATGCATGGAAGTTGAAGATTTGGAGAAAGCTGTAAGTGATCTGAAAGCGATGGAAATCCCAATATTAAGGGGGCCATTAAAGATTGAGAATGAAGAAACCTGGGTATATTTTTCCGATCCTGATCACAATGTCCTTGAATTTATACAATGGTATAATAAAAAGTAA